The following coding sequences lie in one Alicyclobacillus curvatus genomic window:
- a CDS encoding nicotinate phosphoribosyltransferase, giving the protein MINVEQQDQVDAQVRERARYRVGEIAHLPVYRNRPVALVTDLYQLTMMYGYFRANRHQQIVVFDLFYRTNPSENGYVIAAGLEQVVWYLSQLHFRTEELDYLRSLNMFSEAFLEKLRDFQFTGDVYAVEEGTIVFPNEPLIRVEGPIFEVQLIESALLAFVNHQSLIATKTQRIVDAAATSSGPAGPVIEMGLRRAQNIDASVFGARAAFIGGCQGTSNVLAGQCFDIPVMGTMGHSWIQSFPSELDAFRAYADTFPDNAVLLIDTYDVLKSGIQNAIIVARELEEKGKKLTGVRIDSGDLAYLSKRVRRILDAAGLEYVGITASSDLDEWIIRDLIMQGAAFTSWGVGTKLITSYDTPSLGGVYKLVAHERDGVMQPSIKISENAEKVTNPGKKKVLRFYVDGHASADLIALDEETFDTTKPLELFDPVHTYKRKMIRDYEVENLLVPVFLKGELVYELPTLKQIRERVVSGLSHFSSEILRPVKPHIYHVDLSKQLWELKHRLLHEFRPE; this is encoded by the coding sequence ATGATAAATGTAGAGCAGCAGGACCAGGTTGACGCACAGGTGCGGGAGCGGGCGCGCTACCGAGTGGGTGAAATTGCCCATCTGCCAGTCTATCGGAACCGACCCGTAGCGCTCGTGACAGACCTCTACCAACTGACGATGATGTATGGGTATTTTCGCGCCAACCGACATCAGCAAATCGTCGTTTTCGACTTGTTCTATCGAACCAATCCATCTGAAAACGGGTATGTCATTGCGGCGGGCTTGGAGCAGGTCGTCTGGTACTTAAGCCAGTTACACTTCCGTACAGAAGAACTTGATTATCTGCGCAGCCTGAATATGTTCTCCGAAGCCTTTCTAGAAAAACTGCGGGACTTTCAGTTCACTGGCGATGTCTATGCGGTCGAAGAAGGAACCATTGTTTTTCCGAATGAACCCCTCATTCGGGTGGAAGGACCGATTTTCGAGGTTCAGTTGATTGAATCGGCGCTGCTGGCGTTCGTCAACCACCAGAGTTTGATTGCGACGAAGACGCAGCGGATCGTCGATGCCGCAGCCACATCTTCGGGCCCTGCAGGGCCCGTCATCGAAATGGGACTGCGCCGGGCACAGAACATCGATGCATCCGTGTTCGGTGCTCGCGCCGCATTTATCGGGGGCTGCCAGGGGACGAGCAATGTGCTCGCAGGTCAATGTTTTGACATTCCCGTGATGGGAACGATGGGGCACAGCTGGATTCAAAGTTTTCCGTCGGAACTGGATGCGTTTCGTGCATACGCAGATACCTTTCCAGATAATGCCGTGCTCTTAATTGATACTTACGATGTGCTTAAGAGCGGCATCCAAAATGCCATTATTGTAGCGCGGGAACTCGAAGAAAAGGGCAAGAAGCTGACAGGCGTGCGCATTGACAGTGGGGATTTAGCGTACCTCTCGAAGCGTGTCCGCCGCATACTCGATGCAGCAGGCCTCGAATACGTCGGGATTACGGCCTCGTCCGATCTTGATGAGTGGATCATTCGCGATTTAATCATGCAAGGTGCCGCGTTCACATCCTGGGGTGTGGGGACGAAACTTATCACCAGTTATGACACGCCGTCTTTGGGTGGGGTCTATAAGCTAGTGGCGCACGAGCGGGACGGTGTCATGCAACCAAGCATCAAAATCTCCGAGAATGCGGAGAAGGTCACAAACCCTGGCAAGAAAAAAGTGCTACGATTTTACGTGGACGGCCACGCTTCAGCGGACTTAATCGCGCTCGACGAGGAGACATTTGATACAACAAAGCCGCTTGAACTGTTCGATCCGGTCCACACCTATAAACGCAAGATGATCCGCGATTATGAGGTTGAGAACCTGCTGGTACCCGTTTTTCTAAAGGGTGAACTCGTTTACGAGTTGCCGACCCTGAAGCAGATAAGAGAACGTGTCGTAAGTGGGCTCAGTCATTTCTCGTCGGAAATTCTGCGACCTGTCAAGCCGCATATTTATCATGTCGACCTGTCGAAACAACTGTGGGAATTGAAACATCGCCTGCTCCACGAGTTTCGGCCCGAATAA
- a CDS encoding inositol monophosphatase — protein sequence MLVLIQASVAAGRYFAAQVDGDKVVTEKTSAADVVTQVDKASEKVIRDLIQSTWPDDEMLGEEGTDPGSDAAKTAVAAVGGAPHLWIIDPLDGTTNFVSKIPLSVVSLAYASRGQVMLGAVYDPYRDELFYAVRGQGAWLSSSQVALSPSGDELPGKRLQVSDIGDLRLSVVASGFPTRADDREAAMQNGMKIVRKAKSLRGFGAAALHLAYVAAGRLEGFWEYDLNAWDIAAGSLLVSEAGGVVSDIDGSPYDLAVRNVVACGQPDLANDIGQFLEEGTRPKTTNESE from the coding sequence CTGTTGGTTTTAATCCAGGCCTCTGTTGCGGCTGGACGGTACTTTGCTGCTCAAGTTGACGGCGACAAAGTCGTGACCGAGAAAACGTCCGCCGCAGACGTCGTCACACAAGTAGACAAGGCGTCCGAAAAAGTCATCCGTGACCTGATTCAGAGCACTTGGCCAGATGATGAAATGCTTGGCGAAGAAGGCACAGACCCTGGCTCCGACGCCGCGAAAACTGCGGTAGCGGCAGTCGGGGGTGCACCTCATCTTTGGATTATCGATCCGCTCGATGGAACCACCAACTTCGTCTCCAAAATACCGTTGTCCGTCGTCTCACTTGCTTACGCCAGTCGTGGCCAGGTGATGCTCGGCGCTGTTTATGATCCGTACCGCGACGAACTGTTCTATGCGGTGCGCGGCCAGGGTGCATGGTTGTCAAGCAGCCAAGTGGCCCTGTCGCCATCTGGGGATGAATTGCCAGGCAAAAGGTTGCAGGTGTCTGACATTGGCGATTTACGCTTATCGGTTGTGGCCAGCGGTTTTCCCACTCGGGCAGACGACAGGGAAGCGGCCATGCAAAACGGCATGAAGATTGTGCGGAAGGCGAAAAGTCTGCGTGGATTTGGAGCGGCTGCACTGCATCTCGCCTATGTCGCTGCAGGACGCCTGGAAGGGTTCTGGGAGTACGATCTCAACGCCTGGGACATTGCCGCAGGTTCGCTCCTGGTGTCGGAGGCCGGAGGGGTTGTGTCGGACATCGATGGTAGTCCGTATGATCTCGCTGTACGGAACGTTGTTGCCTGCGGCCAACCTGACCTTGCGAACGACATCGGGCAGTTCCTCGAAGAAGGAACCCGACCAAAGACCACAAATGAAAGCGAATGA